The sequence below is a genomic window from Cicer arietinum cultivar CDC Frontier isolate Library 1 chromosome 6, Cicar.CDCFrontier_v2.0, whole genome shotgun sequence.
ATAGGGGTCCCCTTCCTCGCTTCCCGTTATGCTATCCACTCAACAGAACTCTTATTCGTttgttcttgttgttgtctCTGTACCTTAAGCTTCTGTTTCATTATTCCTTAGAAATGGTTGCTTTGGTTTCTCAAGAAAATGTTGTAGTATTGGTTTCTCGTACTGGTAGAGAATTGCAGCGTTATAAAAAAGGTCGTCGCCAAGTTGTGGGGTTCGTTTCTTCTTATACCCTTTTctatttcttcaatttttcGTAATTgggttttcattaaaaattgttttagagTTTGTTTGGTATAAAAAAATTGTGCCTTTTCATGGTGGGGTTGGTTTTGATTTTGAggcaaattaaataaaacagtTATGAAAGTGGTTGGTTTGGTTGATGTGTTATTATGAGTTTCTAATTTggactaaaaatgaaaattgcatTGCTTCTCTATTGAATTTCACCTCAATGGGTActaatagttattttttttaactaattttgtgcTTGCAATTATGCTTATGCAGATGCATACCATATAGATTTAAGATTGGGGAGAAAAATACCTTGGATATTTCAGATGAATTGGAGGTTCTTGTTATAAGTTCTCAAAAAGGCAAAGGGATGCTATTTCCAAAGGTATAGATAATAGtcattgattaataataataataataataataataataataattattattattattattattattattttttttattttgatttattttcctctattttgttatttataaattgTATGGTTGACTAAAAAATCAGGGAGGTTGGGAAATAGATGAATCTCAAAAGGAAGCAGCTTTGAGGGAAACTATAGAGGAAGCTGGTGTAAGAGGCATT
It includes:
- the LOC101500240 gene encoding nudix hydrolase 18, mitochondrial-like — protein: MVALVSQENVVVLVSRTGRELQRYKKGRRQVVGCIPYRFKIGEKNTLDISDELEVLVISSQKGKGMLFPKGGWEIDESQKEAALRETIEEAGVRGIVEGKLGKWSFKSKTHDTLYDGYMFPLLVQEQLEFWPEQNLRQRKWMNIKEARDVCQHWWMKEALDRLVNRLYGQKQVICPLNCIGDAKSDLLIV